The Desulfofundulus salinus genome includes the window GAGATCTTACAATTTTTTACCTGGTTTGGCTGGTGGGGAATTCTGGGCGGTTTAATTGCCACCTTTCTTTTCTGCTTTTACGGTGTACAACTGCTGGAACTGGGGCAGGAGATGCAGGCCACTTCTCACAAGGACAGCATTTACCGCATTTGCGGCCCGTGGGTAGGTGCAGTGGTTGACTGGACGGTTACCTTCTTTCTCTTTGGAGTTGCTGCAGTCATGCTGGCTGGAGCAGGGGCATTATTTAACCAGCAATTCGGCCTGCCCACTATTTACGGTAGCCTGGGAATGTTAGCCATTGTTTTGCTCACCTTGCTTATGCGTATAGACCGTATTATTGCTATCATTAGCCTGGTTACTCCTTTTCTAATGTTGATAATAATCATTATCACCGTCTATTCCCTGGTTACTGAGGGTATGAACTTGCATACAGTGGGTCAGTACGCCCGGCCGGCCAATGCTGCCGCACCGAACTGGATTATCGGTGCCATCCTCTATGTCTCGTATAACCTGGCTGCGACGGCACCAATGCTGATTACCATAGGCGGTGCCATGAAGGATCACCGGCTAAACCGCATTGGCGGCATCCTGGGGGGACTGGGCCTGGGGACACTCATTCTCCTGATCGGGTTGTCCATGATGACTATTCTCAACCGGGTGGAGGGAATTCCCATGCCCACCATCTTCCTGGCCAACAAAATTACGCCCTGGCTAGCCGTAGCCATGTC containing:
- a CDS encoding YkvI family membrane protein, with protein sequence MKKALSIAGAYIGIVVGAGFVSGQEILQFFTWFGWWGILGGLIATFLFCFYGVQLLELGQEMQATSHKDSIYRICGPWVGAVVDWTVTFFLFGVAAVMLAGAGALFNQQFGLPTIYGSLGMLAIVLLTLLMRIDRIIAIISLVTPFLMLIIIIITVYSLVTEGMNLHTVGQYARPANAAAPNWIIGAILYVSYNLAATAPMLITIGGAMKDHRLNRIGGILGGLGLGTLILLIGLSMMTILNRVEGIPMPTIFLANKITPWLAVAMSVIILGMIYNTAVGMLYAFAARLVQPGTPAFYPVVLASGILALVSSFFGFIKLVGTVYPAMGYLGFLMMGAILLSWLRNRTRRKLDQC